In Gordonia iterans, the following proteins share a genomic window:
- a CDS encoding ubiquitin-like protein Pup: MAQEQTTRGGGGGDDDAIGGGDAAGQERREKLAEETDDLLDEIDDLLESNAEDFVRAYVQKGGQ; encoded by the coding sequence ATGGCGCAGGAGCAGACCACACGCGGCGGTGGCGGCGGAGACGACGACGCGATCGGCGGGGGTGATGCGGCCGGTCAGGAACGTCGCGAGAAGCTCGCCGAGGAGACCGACGACCTGCTCGACGAGATCGATGATCTGCTCGAATCCAACGCCGAGGACTTCGTCCGGGCCTACGTCCAGAAGGGCGGCCAGTGA
- a CDS encoding tRNA (adenine-N1)-methyltransferase, whose translation MATTGPFAEGDRVQLTDGKGRKFTVVLEPGKQFHTHRGAIAHDDLIGADEGSVVAATSGTEYLALRPLLTDYVVSMPRGAQVIYPKDSAQIVAEGDIFPGARVIEAGAGSGALTLSLLRAVGESGSVLSYEIRDDHAEHAVRNVETFLGGRPANWELRVGDLAEHDPAEQADRMILDMVAPWECLDTVKATLRPGGVLIVYVATVTQLSRVVEALREQTCWTEPRAWESMVRDWSAVGLAVRPEHRMQGHTAFLVTARRLADGQQTLRVQRRPTRG comes from the coding sequence ATGGCGACCACCGGGCCCTTCGCCGAGGGCGACCGCGTTCAGCTCACCGACGGCAAGGGACGCAAGTTCACCGTCGTCCTGGAGCCGGGCAAGCAGTTCCACACCCACCGCGGCGCGATCGCTCACGACGATCTGATCGGCGCCGACGAGGGCAGCGTGGTCGCGGCCACGAGCGGCACCGAGTATCTGGCGCTGCGCCCGCTGCTCACCGACTACGTGGTCTCGATGCCGCGCGGCGCTCAGGTGATCTACCCGAAGGACTCGGCCCAGATCGTCGCCGAAGGCGACATCTTCCCCGGAGCCCGGGTGATCGAGGCCGGTGCGGGATCGGGTGCTTTGACGCTGTCGCTGTTGCGTGCGGTGGGCGAGAGCGGCTCGGTGCTCTCGTACGAGATCCGTGACGACCACGCCGAGCACGCGGTCAGGAACGTGGAGACCTTCCTGGGCGGTCGGCCCGCCAACTGGGAACTGCGCGTCGGCGACCTGGCCGAGCACGACCCCGCCGAGCAGGCGGACCGGATGATCCTCGACATGGTCGCACCCTGGGAGTGTCTGGACACAGTCAAGGCCACTCTCCGGCCAGGCGGCGTGCTGATCGTCTACGTCGCCACCGTCACCCAACTCTCCCGGGTGGTGGAGGCGCTGCGCGAGCAGACGTGCTGGACCGAGCCGCGCGCCTGGGAGTCGATGGTCCGAGACTGGAGCGCCGTCGGCCTCGCCGTGCGACCCGAGCACCGAATGCAGGGGCACACCGCGTTCCTCGTCACGGCGCGACGGCTCGCCGACGGACAGCAGACGCTGCGCGTCCAGCGCCGCCCGACGCGCGGCTGA
- a CDS encoding GIY-YIG nuclease family protein, which produces MPAYVYILKCSDGSYYVGSTRHVEWRVNQHNAGNGAAYTRRRLPVTLMWCAEFEHIGEAFAMEKRIQGWSRAKREALIAGEFDKLPGLSKRGYRPSAHGEVGDE; this is translated from the coding sequence ATGCCCGCGTATGTGTACATCCTTAAGTGTTCTGACGGATCCTACTACGTAGGCAGTACGCGACACGTGGAGTGGCGCGTGAATCAACATAACGCCGGAAACGGTGCTGCGTATACGCGCCGCCGTCTTCCCGTGACGCTCATGTGGTGCGCCGAGTTCGAACACATAGGGGAGGCGTTTGCGATGGAGAAGCGAATTCAGGGCTGGTCGCGGGCCAAACGGGAGGCGTTGATCGCGGGCGAGTTCGACAAGCTGCCAGGCTTGTCGAAGCGCGGGTACCGACCGAGTGCGCACGGGGAGGTCGGCGACGAGTGA
- a CDS encoding thioesterase family protein — protein MAPAINLDQSDAREYGAYYEPTSPEGADPGYEYFQPTGATVSVWSADIQHGGPPTGLLVRTMENAVGAADGQAFSRVTMDILGPVGLGVNRVRVFQPRPGRQISQIAAELDVLAPNGTWRTAARAVAWRLKTGDSSAIAKTPHPPLPASPEELPRMVGFPEIDGVSVAWGKVGFIGTVEIAGQSGRNGDTPAVWLRPLLPLVAGEETSDLASAFTVIDVANGLGAMLDPREWSWMNTDTTVHLVAPPSGPWIGIDSSMAGGSRGYGASFADLYDANGFLGRSAQTVLLTPSTAR, from the coding sequence ATGGCCCCCGCAATCAACCTCGATCAGTCCGACGCCCGCGAGTACGGCGCCTACTACGAGCCGACCTCACCGGAAGGCGCAGACCCCGGATACGAGTACTTCCAGCCCACCGGAGCGACCGTCAGCGTGTGGTCGGCCGACATCCAGCACGGGGGCCCGCCCACCGGGCTGCTGGTCCGGACCATGGAGAACGCCGTCGGCGCCGCAGACGGGCAGGCCTTCAGCCGCGTCACGATGGACATCCTCGGGCCCGTCGGCCTCGGCGTGAACCGGGTGCGCGTCTTCCAGCCGCGGCCCGGTCGCCAGATCAGCCAGATCGCCGCCGAACTCGACGTGCTCGCGCCGAACGGGACGTGGCGCACGGCGGCGCGCGCCGTCGCATGGCGACTCAAGACCGGCGACTCGTCGGCGATCGCGAAGACTCCGCATCCGCCGTTGCCTGCCTCGCCGGAAGAACTGCCCCGGATGGTCGGGTTCCCCGAGATCGACGGCGTCTCGGTGGCCTGGGGCAAGGTCGGGTTCATCGGAACGGTCGAGATCGCCGGTCAGTCCGGTCGCAACGGCGATACCCCCGCGGTCTGGCTACGGCCGCTGCTTCCGCTGGTGGCCGGCGAGGAGACCAGCGATCTGGCATCGGCGTTCACCGTGATCGACGTCGCCAACGGCCTCGGCGCGATGCTCGACCCGCGGGAGTGGTCGTGGATGAACACCGACACCACGGTGCACCTGGTGGCACCGCCGTCCGGTCCGTGGATCGGCATCGATTCGTCGATGGCCGGCGGCAGTCGTGGGTACGGGGCCAGCTTCGCCGACCTGTACGACGCGAACGGCTTCCTCGGTCGTTCCGCCCAGACCGTGCTCCTCACCCCGAGCACCGCTCGATAA
- a CDS encoding FHA domain-containing protein has protein sequence MNRPEPTPLQIRIDSGQVHVVTASPATLGRTPENTVTLNHPLISRTHLAFEWTAAGWVVTDKGSTNGFFAAGVKVPQVPVRGVTVIRLGDAQHGPVLELTPQAASSRPLPTQRPGVAAPPSRPIAAQSPPALPPHGHRPPPAPPSRPIPAQTAPPSRPVPSQPIASSPAPGQRPAPQQPAAFGKLPNAPHLAALHHNASAIFEVPGELRGGRERISLSGVKTIGRTPDNDIVVSDVLASRHHARLTAGGTGLFIEDLGSVNGTFVNGHRVRRHPLNENDVVTIGNSDFVVSDGNLVRGRPKAAMSGGLEVDGVGLTVDGGKVLLNDISFQAGPGTLTAIIGPSGAGKSTVSKIAAGLNSPTIGRVSFEGRDVHDEYEALRNRIGMVPQDDVLHSKLTVRQALRYAAELRLPADLSTADRDQVIDGVLAELSLTEHSQTRIDKLSGGQRKRASVAMELLTGPSLLILDEPTSGLDPALDRQVMKTLRDLADAGRVVLVVTHSVAHLETCDQVLLLAPGGKTAYCGEPKGKKAELGSDDWAEIFENVTRNPDLVWDNYRRRHPHRPAPPAQPTGPPVVVPQASAGRQLSTVARRQWRLIVSDRGYLAFLFLLPVVLGLLTLVIPGDTDFGITETKPGFAPGTTVPKDPVEAVQLLVVLVIGAAFMGAALTVRDLVSERAIFERERAVGLRPGAYLSAKTVVFFVLAAVQSAIMLGITFGLRGIPEHGGVFLPPPAALFVAIAVLACVSSLVGLAISSLVKSNEQTMPPLVIVVMVQLVFCGGLFPITGAVVSQLSWIFPAYWGYTAAAQAVDLPQINPEASQIKHAQGEEPKYPLWEPTVTHTLIAYGVLVGMGLLLFLLIYSRLRLKKR, from the coding sequence ATGAACCGACCTGAGCCGACTCCGCTGCAGATCCGTATCGACTCGGGGCAGGTCCACGTGGTCACCGCCTCGCCGGCGACCCTGGGCCGCACACCCGAGAACACGGTGACGCTGAACCATCCCCTGATCTCGCGCACCCATCTGGCCTTCGAGTGGACGGCGGCCGGCTGGGTGGTCACCGACAAGGGCAGCACCAACGGCTTCTTCGCCGCGGGAGTGAAGGTGCCGCAGGTGCCGGTCCGCGGAGTCACCGTGATTCGGCTGGGCGACGCTCAGCACGGCCCGGTGCTGGAGTTGACCCCGCAGGCGGCGTCGTCCCGCCCGCTGCCTACTCAGCGGCCAGGCGTGGCCGCACCGCCGTCGCGGCCGATCGCGGCGCAGAGCCCGCCGGCGCTGCCGCCGCACGGACACCGGCCGCCGCCCGCGCCGCCGTCGCGTCCGATACCGGCGCAAACGGCCCCGCCGTCTCGTCCGGTGCCGTCACAGCCGATCGCGTCGTCGCCGGCGCCCGGACAGCGGCCGGCTCCGCAGCAACCCGCCGCGTTCGGCAAGCTGCCGAACGCCCCGCACCTGGCGGCGCTGCATCACAACGCGTCGGCGATCTTCGAGGTCCCGGGCGAACTGCGGGGAGGCCGCGAGCGGATCTCGTTGAGCGGCGTCAAGACGATCGGCCGCACCCCGGACAACGACATCGTGGTCAGCGACGTGCTGGCGTCCCGGCACCATGCGCGGCTCACCGCCGGCGGCACCGGGCTGTTCATCGAGGACCTCGGGAGCGTCAACGGGACCTTCGTCAACGGGCACCGGGTCCGCAGGCACCCGCTGAACGAGAACGACGTCGTCACGATCGGCAACAGCGACTTCGTGGTCTCCGACGGAAACCTGGTGCGCGGCCGCCCGAAGGCGGCGATGAGCGGCGGCCTCGAGGTGGACGGCGTCGGCCTCACCGTCGACGGCGGCAAGGTCCTGTTGAACGACATCTCGTTTCAGGCGGGCCCGGGCACGCTCACCGCCATCATCGGCCCGTCGGGAGCCGGCAAATCGACGGTCAGCAAGATCGCCGCGGGCCTCAACAGCCCTACCATCGGACGGGTCTCGTTCGAGGGCCGCGATGTGCACGACGAGTACGAGGCGCTCCGCAACCGCATCGGGATGGTGCCGCAGGACGATGTGCTGCACAGCAAGCTCACTGTCCGCCAGGCGCTGCGCTACGCCGCTGAGCTGCGGTTGCCGGCCGACCTCTCGACGGCCGATCGCGACCAGGTGATCGACGGCGTGCTCGCTGAGCTCTCCCTCACCGAGCACTCGCAGACCCGCATCGACAAGCTGTCCGGCGGTCAGCGCAAGCGTGCCTCGGTCGCGATGGAGCTGCTGACCGGCCCGTCGTTGCTGATTCTGGACGAGCCCACCTCGGGCCTGGACCCGGCGCTGGACCGTCAGGTGATGAAGACCCTGCGCGATCTCGCCGACGCCGGCCGTGTGGTGCTGGTAGTGACGCACTCGGTGGCACATCTGGAGACCTGTGACCAGGTGCTGCTCCTGGCTCCCGGGGGCAAGACCGCCTACTGCGGCGAGCCCAAGGGCAAGAAGGCCGAGCTCGGCTCCGACGACTGGGCGGAGATCTTCGAGAACGTCACCCGGAATCCGGATCTGGTGTGGGACAACTACCGGCGACGGCACCCGCACCGCCCGGCGCCACCGGCGCAGCCCACCGGACCGCCCGTGGTGGTTCCGCAGGCGTCGGCGGGCAGGCAGTTGTCGACAGTCGCCCGCCGCCAGTGGCGGCTGATCGTCTCCGACCGCGGTTATCTGGCCTTCCTCTTCTTGCTGCCGGTGGTCCTGGGTCTGCTCACCCTGGTGATACCGGGTGACACGGACTTCGGCATCACCGAGACCAAACCCGGCTTCGCCCCCGGCACCACCGTTCCGAAGGATCCGGTGGAAGCGGTGCAGCTGTTGGTGGTGCTGGTGATCGGCGCGGCCTTCATGGGGGCGGCCCTTACAGTGCGGGACCTCGTGTCCGAGCGTGCGATCTTCGAACGCGAGCGCGCGGTCGGTCTCCGCCCGGGCGCCTACCTCAGCGCCAAGACCGTCGTGTTCTTCGTGCTCGCCGCGGTGCAGAGCGCGATCATGCTCGGGATCACCTTCGGCCTGCGTGGGATTCCCGAGCACGGCGGGGTGTTCCTGCCGCCCCCGGCGGCGCTCTTCGTCGCGATCGCGGTGCTCGCCTGTGTGAGCTCGCTGGTGGGCCTTGCGATCTCGTCCCTGGTGAAGTCGAACGAGCAGACCATGCCTCCGCTGGTCATCGTCGTAATGGTGCAGCTGGTGTTCTGCGGCGGGCTGTTCCCGATCACCGGCGCCGTCGTCTCTCAGCTGTCGTGGATCTTCCCAGCCTATTGGGGCTACACCGCGGCGGCGCAGGCCGTGGACCTCCCGCAGATCAATCCCGAGGCGAGCCAGATCAAGCACGCCCAGGGCGAGGAGCCGAAGTACCCGCTGTGGGAGCCGACCGTCACGCACACGCTGATCGCGTATGGCGTCCTCGTCGGCATGGGTCTGCTCCTGTTCCTGCTGATCTACAGCCGCCTCCGCCTGAAGAAGCGCTGA
- the dop gene encoding depupylase/deamidase Dop — MDRIIGTEVEYGISAPGDRTANPIMTSTQAVLAYAAAAKVPRRAHRTRWDYEVESPMRDARGYDLGGHRGPAPIIDADEIGAANMILTNGARLYVDHAHPEYSAPEVRDPLDAVIWDKAGERVMEQAAEFVASVPGSTRLQLYKNNIDGKGASYGTHENYLMDRRTSFDAVVTGLMPFFASRQVVCGSGRVGIGQSGEEAGFQLSQRADYIEVEVGLETTLKRGIINTRDEPHAEPDKYRRLHVIIGDANLAETSTYLKVGTTALVLDLIEAGVDLSDLSLAWPVHAVHTISHDPTLSAVVALADGRELTGLALQREYLARVSAFHDAHHSDDDRAAHVIATWADVLDKLERDPMECADLLDWPAKLRLLEGFRQREGLTWSAPRLQLIDLQYSDVRLDKGLYNRLVSRGSMQRLVTEDQVRHAVHHPPEDTRAYFRGRCVSKFGADVAAASWDSVIFDLGDDSMIRIPTLEPLRGTREMVGELLESAETAAELVEALTE; from the coding sequence ATGGATCGCATCATCGGCACCGAGGTCGAATACGGCATCTCCGCACCGGGCGACCGGACCGCGAACCCGATCATGACGTCGACGCAGGCGGTGCTCGCCTACGCTGCTGCCGCGAAGGTGCCGCGGCGCGCGCATCGCACGCGCTGGGACTACGAGGTGGAGTCGCCCATGCGCGATGCCCGCGGCTACGACTTGGGCGGCCACCGAGGGCCCGCCCCGATCATCGACGCCGACGAGATCGGTGCGGCCAACATGATCCTCACCAACGGCGCACGCCTGTACGTCGACCACGCCCACCCCGAGTATTCGGCCCCCGAGGTGCGGGATCCGCTCGATGCGGTGATCTGGGACAAGGCCGGCGAGCGGGTGATGGAACAGGCCGCGGAGTTCGTGGCCAGTGTGCCCGGGTCCACTCGGCTGCAGCTGTACAAGAACAACATCGACGGCAAGGGTGCGTCGTACGGGACGCATGAGAACTACCTGATGGACCGGCGGACCTCGTTCGACGCCGTCGTCACCGGACTGATGCCGTTCTTCGCATCCCGGCAGGTGGTCTGTGGATCGGGGCGCGTGGGTATCGGCCAGTCCGGCGAGGAGGCAGGCTTCCAGCTGAGTCAGCGCGCCGACTACATCGAAGTGGAGGTCGGGCTGGAGACCACCCTCAAACGCGGCATCATCAACACCCGCGACGAGCCGCACGCTGAGCCCGACAAGTACCGCCGCCTCCATGTGATCATCGGCGACGCGAACCTCGCCGAGACCTCCACCTACCTCAAGGTGGGGACGACGGCGCTCGTGCTCGACCTGATCGAGGCCGGTGTCGACCTCTCGGACTTGAGTCTGGCCTGGCCGGTGCACGCGGTGCACACCATCAGCCACGATCCGACGCTGAGCGCGGTGGTGGCCCTGGCCGACGGCCGCGAACTCACCGGTCTGGCTTTGCAGCGCGAGTACCTGGCGCGGGTCAGCGCTTTCCACGACGCCCACCACAGCGACGACGACCGCGCCGCGCACGTCATCGCCACCTGGGCGGACGTGCTCGACAAGCTGGAGCGCGATCCGATGGAATGCGCCGACCTGCTCGACTGGCCGGCCAAGCTGCGCCTGCTCGAGGGGTTCCGCCAGCGCGAGGGCCTCACTTGGTCGGCGCCCCGCCTGCAGCTGATCGACCTCCAGTACTCCGACGTCCGCCTCGACAAGGGGCTGTACAACCGCCTCGTGAGCCGCGGCTCGATGCAGCGCCTGGTCACCGAGGATCAGGTGCGTCACGCCGTGCATCACCCGCCGGAGGACACGCGCGCCTACTTCCGGGGCCGATGCGTCAGCAAGTTCGGCGCGGACGTGGCCGCCGCGAGCTGGGATTCGGTGATCTTCGACCTGGGCGACGATTCGATGATCCGGATCCCCACACTCGAACCGCTGCGCGGGACCAGGGAGATGGTCGGGGAGCTGCTCGAGTCCGCCGAGACGGCCGCGGAATTGGTTGAGGCGCTCACCGAATAG
- the prcB gene encoding proteasome subunit beta → MTSGATPDISSFTEYLRVSAPDRLPGSFRQAQGASSAPGASSAPGASSAQGASWAVRGEVSDVAPHGTTIVAVAYPGGVILAGDRRSTMGNLIATRDVRKVFVTDDYSAAGVAGTAGIAFELVKLFTVELEHYEKIEGVPLTLDGKVSRLASMVRGNLGAALQGLSALPLLVGYDPSRTGSRPGSTEDSGAAGRGRIFSFDVAGARHEELAGYDAIGSGALFAKSSLKKLYHPRLEPAEALGLVIEALYDAADDDAATGGPDLIRQIFPTAVRVDDAGAAEVTEQEIAAAAEAVITRRTAEDRKAEGR, encoded by the coding sequence GTGACCTCTGGTGCCACTCCGGACATCTCATCGTTCACCGAGTACCTGCGCGTCAGCGCGCCTGATCGGCTGCCGGGTTCCTTTCGACAAGCTCAAGGGGCTTCGTCGGCGCCCGGAGCTTCGTCGGCGCCCGGAGCTTCGTCGGCACAAGGGGCGTCCTGGGCGGTGCGGGGCGAGGTGAGCGACGTCGCGCCGCACGGCACCACGATCGTGGCCGTCGCCTATCCGGGCGGGGTGATCCTGGCCGGTGATCGTCGTTCGACGATGGGCAATCTGATCGCCACCCGCGACGTGCGGAAGGTGTTCGTCACCGACGACTATTCGGCCGCCGGGGTCGCCGGCACCGCCGGGATCGCGTTCGAGCTGGTGAAGCTCTTCACCGTGGAATTGGAGCACTACGAGAAGATCGAGGGCGTCCCGCTGACCCTGGACGGCAAGGTGTCCCGGCTGGCGAGCATGGTCCGGGGCAATCTCGGTGCAGCCCTGCAGGGTCTCAGTGCGTTGCCGCTGCTGGTCGGGTACGACCCGAGCCGGACGGGGTCCCGGCCCGGTTCGACCGAGGACTCCGGTGCGGCCGGCCGGGGCCGGATCTTCTCCTTCGACGTGGCCGGGGCGCGGCACGAGGAACTCGCCGGGTACGACGCCATCGGATCCGGAGCGCTGTTCGCCAAGTCGTCGCTCAAAAAGCTCTATCACCCCCGTCTGGAGCCCGCCGAGGCGCTCGGCCTGGTGATCGAGGCGCTCTACGACGCGGCGGACGACGACGCGGCCACCGGCGGCCCGGACCTGATCCGGCAGATCTTCCCGACCGCGGTGCGCGTCGACGACGCCGGCGCCGCCGAGGTGACCGAACAGGAGATCGCCGCGGCCGCCGAAGCGGTGATCACCCGGCGGACCGCCGAAGACCGGAAGGCTGAGGGCCGATGA
- the arc gene encoding proteasome ATPase: MTSPDRPTSRSAGTAELTERVEQLTKRNEKLLDTLKDARQQLIALREEVDRLGQPPSGFGVLLEVCDEGTVDVFTSGRKMRLTLSPNIETETLHRGQSLRLNEALTVVEALGYDAVGEISTMRELLGDGSRALVVGHADEERVVKLAEPLIHADDGGPAERRLRPGDSLLIDSKAGFALERIPKAEVEDLVLEEVPDVDYEDIGGLRRQIEQIRDAVELPFLHAELFREYSLRPPKGVLLYGPPGCGKTLIAKAVANSLAKKIAEARGDDVREAKSYFLNIKGPELLNKFVGETERHIRLIFQRAREKASEGTPVIVFFDEMDSIFRTRGSGVSSDVETTVVPQLLSEIDGVEGLENVIVIGASNREDMIDPAILRPGRLDVKIKIERPDAESAIDIFSKYLTTELPLHPDDLAEFGGDAQACVAAMIERIVERMYDETDDNRFLEVTYANGDKEVMYFKDFNSGAMIQNVVDRAKKFAIKEQLDTGRGGLRIGHFLDSILDEFAENEDLPNTTNPDDWARISGKKGERIVYIRTLVTGKNSGAARAIDTESNTGQYL; this comes from the coding sequence ATGACATCGCCAGACCGCCCGACCAGTCGCAGCGCCGGAACTGCGGAGTTGACCGAGCGCGTCGAACAGCTCACCAAGCGCAACGAGAAGCTGCTCGACACGCTCAAGGATGCTCGTCAGCAACTGATCGCGCTGCGCGAGGAAGTGGACCGTCTCGGCCAGCCGCCGAGCGGGTTCGGCGTGCTCCTGGAGGTGTGCGACGAGGGCACCGTCGACGTGTTCACCTCCGGCCGCAAGATGCGCCTGACGCTCTCGCCGAACATCGAGACCGAGACCCTGCACCGCGGGCAGAGTCTGCGCCTCAACGAGGCGCTCACCGTGGTCGAGGCGCTGGGCTACGACGCAGTCGGTGAGATCAGCACCATGCGCGAGCTGCTGGGCGACGGCAGTCGTGCGCTCGTCGTCGGACATGCCGACGAGGAGCGGGTGGTCAAGCTCGCCGAGCCTTTGATCCACGCCGACGACGGCGGCCCGGCCGAGCGGCGGCTGCGGCCCGGCGACTCGCTCCTGATCGACTCCAAGGCCGGGTTCGCGCTCGAGCGGATCCCCAAGGCCGAGGTGGAGGATCTGGTCCTCGAAGAGGTGCCGGACGTCGACTACGAGGACATCGGTGGCCTCCGACGGCAGATCGAGCAGATCCGCGACGCGGTGGAACTGCCGTTCTTGCACGCGGAGCTGTTCCGCGAGTACAGCCTGCGGCCGCCCAAGGGCGTGCTCCTGTACGGTCCGCCCGGCTGCGGCAAGACGCTGATCGCCAAGGCCGTCGCCAACTCGCTGGCCAAGAAGATCGCCGAGGCCCGTGGCGACGACGTCCGCGAGGCCAAGAGCTACTTCCTGAACATCAAGGGGCCGGAACTGCTCAACAAGTTCGTCGGCGAGACCGAGCGGCACATCCGGCTGATCTTCCAGCGTGCGCGGGAGAAGGCCTCTGAGGGCACACCGGTGATCGTCTTCTTCGACGAGATGGACTCGATCTTCCGGACCCGCGGCTCCGGTGTGTCCTCGGACGTGGAGACCACCGTCGTGCCGCAGCTGCTCAGCGAGATCGACGGCGTCGAGGGACTGGAGAACGTGATCGTGATCGGCGCCTCCAACCGCGAGGACATGATCGATCCGGCCATCCTGCGCCCCGGTCGGCTGGACGTGAAGATCAAGATCGAGCGTCCCGACGCCGAATCGGCGATCGACATCTTCTCCAAGTACCTCACCACCGAACTTCCGCTGCACCCGGACGACCTCGCCGAGTTCGGCGGGGACGCGCAGGCGTGTGTCGCCGCCATGATCGAGCGCATCGTGGAGCGGATGTACGACGAGACCGACGACAACCGCTTCCTCGAGGTGACCTACGCCAACGGCGACAAAGAGGTCATGTACTTCAAGGACTTCAACTCCGGTGCGATGATCCAGAACGTCGTCGACCGGGCGAAGAAGTTCGCAATCAAGGAGCAGCTCGACACCGGCCGGGGTGGCCTGCGGATCGGGCACTTCCTGGATTCGATCCTCGACGAGTTCGCCGAGAACGAGGACCTGCCGAACACCACCAATCCGGACGACTGGGCCCGCATCTCCGGCAAGAAGGGGGAGCGGATCGTGTACATCCGGACGCTGGTGACCGGTAAGAACAGCGGTGCAGCCCGGGCGATCGACACCGAGAGCAACACCGGTCAGTACCTGTAA